GCGTGCTGGCCATGATGCACACCACCAGCGGCACGCCCGTGTCGATGCTGGTGGTGGGCATGGAGGCCGAGTTCCACAAAAAAGCCACCACGCGCATCGTGTTCGAGTCGGCGGATGGGGCGGCCATTGCCCAGGCCGTGGCCGAAAGCCGCGCCACCGGCGAAGGCCGCACCGTGGTGGCCACCAGCACCGGCCGCGATGCCGCCGGCGACGTGGTGGCCGTTTTCCGGATTACGTGGTCGTTTCGGGCCAAAAAGCGCTGATCCTTTGTAAACTGTTGCCTGAAATAATAGCTGAAATCCAGATTTCTGCGCATAGGTACAACCAAGTTTATTATTGGTATAAAACAGTATTCGATGTTGCTAATCTTATGGTTGAGCTTTGAGCGTTTCTGGCATCAAAAAAGCCCCTTACCGCAGCGGTAAAGGGCTTTTTAGTTAATATTCAGAAAGTTAAATCAATGCCGTTCGGGCAGGTTGTCCTGGGTGAGTATATCCACCAGGCCGTCTTCGCTTACCACTATGGCCATGCAGGGGTAAGGGCTGCTCTCCACGTAGCGCAGGGCCGAGTTGTAGCGGGCGCCCCGCGTGCTGGAGCCGCGCCCCGAAGCCTTGCCGTCGAGGATAACGCCGATGGAGTAGCAGTACGCTTCGGGGTCGATGAGCACGGCCCCGTCGATGGCCGTTACCAGGCGCGTGATAAGCGGCGTGAGCGGCACCGGCTCGATGAGCGTGCACTGCAGCTTCAGGCGGTCGGCCTCGGCTAAGGCCTCGGTGGTAATTACGACCAGCGTGCCCGATTGCTGCCGGCTGGCTTCAACCAGCACGTCCCACAGGCGCTCCACTTTGGCGGGGTCGGTAAGGCCGAAAGTCTGGCGCAGGCCCTGCCGAAACTCCGAGCGGCTGAGGCGGGTTTGCGGCAAGCTCGGCTGGCCGTACGAGGAGCGCATAATTACCTGCCCGCCGTGCCGGAACTCCCACACGTAATGGTGCAGAAAGCTGATAACGAACAGGTCTTCGCGGCTGCTGTCGTAGTTGCCTACCTGCCGACCTAGGGCGTACACGTTTTCGCCGTCGGAGAGCAGGCTCACGTCGTTGCTCGTCATCTGCAGCAGCTTGCGCACGGCCCGGTAGTCGGAGAGGGGCGTGGGGCAGGTGAGGGCAAAAAT
The sequence above is drawn from the Hymenobacter sp. YIM 151858-1 genome and encodes:
- a CDS encoding DUF4442 domain-containing protein produces the protein MSSSVPAAPAPLTDTPQLAAFRRRLLSPVKQRLFMLSQLPAAGFAGVRVERITLESAAVSVPFTYFTKNPFRSVYFACLSMAAEMASGVLAMMHTTSGTPVSMLVVGMEAEFHKKATTRIVFESADGAAIAQAVAESRATGEGRTVVATSTGRDAAGDVVAVFRITWSFRAKKR